A portion of the Streptomyces platensis genome contains these proteins:
- a CDS encoding DUF3830 family protein, whose translation MTDRFIEVSLDKRGVSCTAKLLDDRAPITCNAVWDALPLGGDVYHAKYARNEIYALLEPFAPEEPPLENPTITPIPGDLCYFTFTDTQLGTKSYGYESKAAHQGRATVVDLALFYERNNLLINGDAGWVPGIVWGGVVDGLDRMADACQDLWRAGALGETLSFRRV comes from the coding sequence ATGACCGATCGCTTCATCGAAGTCTCCCTGGACAAGCGCGGCGTGAGCTGCACGGCCAAGTTGCTCGACGACCGCGCGCCGATCACCTGCAATGCCGTATGGGACGCCCTCCCACTCGGCGGCGACGTCTACCACGCCAAGTACGCCCGCAATGAGATCTACGCCCTGCTGGAGCCGTTCGCTCCGGAGGAGCCGCCGCTGGAGAATCCGACGATCACTCCGATCCCCGGCGATCTGTGCTACTTCACCTTCACCGACACCCAACTCGGCACCAAGTCCTACGGTTACGAGAGCAAGGCCGCCCACCAGGGCCGCGCCACCGTCGTCGATCTCGCGCTGTTCTACGAGCGCAACAATCTACTGATCAACGGTGACGCGGGCTGGGTGCCGGGCATCGTGTGGGGCGGTGTCGTCGACGGTCTGGACCGGATGGCCGATGCCTGCCAGGACCTCTGGCGGGCCGGTGCCCTGGGCGAGACCCTCAGCTTCCGGCGCGTCTAG